The following are from one region of the Vitis riparia cultivar Riparia Gloire de Montpellier isolate 1030 chromosome 14, EGFV_Vit.rip_1.0, whole genome shotgun sequence genome:
- the LOC117930558 gene encoding uncharacterized protein LOC117930558: protein MGDFVSEQKSINSQLNQKIDNIESTLNKKIDGMHNELSQKIDNIQYSISRLTNLNTVNKKGKFPSQPHQNPKEIHEVESKDEDSSKVRDVQAIITLRSGKEVHQPEHDQRKAKEDKADRKEQKGKEVQMKESIIPSMDEEPQILLKEGMMKKHIPPPFPQALHGKKPIKNASEILDDLCTVKRGLNVTKQAFLTEQVSVIIQCKSPIKYKDPGCPTISVNIGGIQVEKALLDLGANVSLLPYSVYKELGLGELKPTSITLSLADRLVKIPRGVIEDVLVQVEKFYYPVDFVVLDTDPIVKGINYVPIILGRPFLATSNATINCRNGVMQLTFGNMTLELNIFHLCQKHIHPEEDEGPEEVCMIDTLVEEHCNQSMLDQFEENPDENHEDLDDGLAEPMGMNAIMSNRRQKPVILPLFKDEEEMKEAKDAILKLELKTLPAELKYAYLEEGNKAPVVISSSLTISQEDNLLRILRKHKKAIGWQISDLKGISPLICTHHIYMEEGAKPTRQPQRRLNPHMQEIVRAEVLKLLQAGIIYPILDSTWVSPTQVVPKKSGITVVKGENGDEVSTRLTTGWRVCIDYRKLNTDAKFEWDDKCQRSFELLKQFLTLAPIVRAPNWELPLK from the exons ATGGGTGACTTTGTGAGTGagcaaaaatccatcaactctcaactAAATCAGAAGATTGACAACATagagagtacattgaacaagAAGATAGATGGGATGCATAATGAGTTGTCTCAGAAAATAGACAACATCCAATATTCCatctcaaggctcacaaatttgaacacTGTCAATAAGAAAGGGAAGTTTCCCTCTCAGCCTCACCAAAATCCTAAGGAGATACATGAAGTGGAATCCAAAGATGAGGATTCTTCAAAGGTGAGGGACGTGCAAGCTATTATCACTTTGAGAAGTGGTAAGGAAGTGCATCAGCCGGAGCATGATCAGAGGAAAGCCAAAGAAGACAAGGCTGATAGAAAAGAACAAAAGGGAAAGGAAGTTCAGATGAAAGAAAGCATCATTCCTAGCATGGATGAGGaacctcaaattcttttaaaggaAGGCATGATGAAGAAGCACATACCTCCTCCATTTCCTCAAGCCTTGCATGGGAAGAAACCGATCAAGAATGCTTCTGAGATTCTTGAT gacttgtgcactgtGAAAAGAGGACTCAATGTCACAAAGCAAGCCTTCCTAACTGAGCAAGTGAGTGTTATAATCCAATGCAAGTCTCCAAtcaagtacaaagatccggggtGTCCTACAATCTCAGTCAATATTGGAGGAATCCAAGTGGAGAAGGCATTGCTTGATTTGGGGGCAAATGTTAGCTTGCTTCCATACTCTGTATACAAGGAGCTGGGGTTGGGAGAACTCAAGCCAACATCGATCACCCTATCCTTAGCTGACCGATTAGTGAAAATCCCCAGGGGGGTAATAGAGGATGTATTGGTTCAAGTTGAgaaattctactatccagtagattttgtggtgcttgatacggATCCCATTGTCAAAGGGATCAACTATGTtccaatcatccttggaagaccattccttgcAACATCCAATGCAaccatcaattgtaggaatggggtcatgcaactcacttttgggaaTATGACATTGGAACTCAACATCTTCCATCTATGTCAAAAGCACATCCATCCTGAAGAAGATGAGGGCCCAGAAGAAGTGTGTATGATAGATACCCtggtggaggagcattgtaatcagagtATGCTTGATCAGTTTGAAGAGAATCCAGATGAAaaccatgaagatcttgatgatGGGTTAGCTGAACCCATGGGAATGAATGCCATTATGTCAAACCGGAGACAAAAGCCAGTGATCCTCCCTTTGTTCAAGGATGAGGAAGAGATGAAAGAAGCTAAGGATGCAATCCTTAAGCTTGAATTGAAGACCCTTCCTGCCGAGTTGAAGTATGCTTACTTGGAGGAAGGTAATAAAGCCCCGGTggtaatttcttcttctttaaccaTTTCACAAGAGGACAATCTTCTAAGAATCCTTAGAAAGCACAAGAAGGCCATcggatggcaaatttctgatttgaaggGGATAAGCCCATTGATTTGCACGCACCATATTTATATGGAGGAGGGAGCTAAGCCAACTCGTCAGCCACAGaggagattgaatcctcatatgcaagagaTAGTAAGGGCTGAAGTGTTGAAGCTTCTTCAAGCGGGCATCATTTACCCCATTTTAGATAGCACTTGGGTGAGTCCAACCCAAGTTGTTCCAAAGAAGTCCGGGATAACCGTAGTCAAGGGGGAAAATGGAGATGAAGTGTCCACACGCCTCACAACTGGTTGGAGGGTGTGCATTGACTACAGGAAGCTGAACACA gatgccaagtttgagTGGGATGATaaatgtcaaaggagttttgagcTTCTTAAGCAATTCTTGACATTAGCGCCCATTGTGAGAGCACCAAATTGGGAGTTGCcattgaagtga